CTCTGCACTCTGATCTGCCATAGGCTGCAGATTCTGTGGTGCCCAGAGAATGCCGGCGAGGGATAGGGTCATCCGATTTGAGAAGTGTGGACACTACAGTTTCTGTTTTGGTGTTGGGTTTGACACACATATTAGTGTTATTCTTCATGACACATGCTGCTGCAGTCGGCTTTGCTGGGACCTTGGTATTCTTGGTCCTTTCAGTCCTTATTGTGCTCCAAGTTTTGCCCGATGACGAGCATCCATTCTTGGCAGCACCCATAATGGGCTTTACCTTGGCTACCTTCCTCTCTGACTGTAATTTCTCTGATGGCTGAGTCCTGCAAACAGCTGCTGCCAGAGCCTTCCTTGGTGGAGGACCAGTGGGGACTTGAGGCTTCCGTGCATGCCTTGGAGGAAATGCTGCCATGGAAATATGGCGACTGCTGGATTTCTCATCTGTGCAACGTGCCCCATTTCTGCATGTGCTCCTTGCTGTGCTGCTCCGTAGAGTTGTACGGCTGACCACAGTGTTCTTGTGTCCTGTAATTGGTGCAGTGGCTGCTGCAGACACCCTTCTAACCTGTTCACGATTGTTTTTCGTTTTAATAAGAGGGTCTCTGATAATAGCATCATTGTTGGAAACTCCAGCCGTACGCTTTTCTGCATGCTTGCTGTTCAGCGGCTGTCTTTCAATCTGGAACAGGTTCTTCACTTGCCTCTGGATAGGAGAAGAACGTAGTGTGGCCGTTTTAGACCTTTCACGGTTCCCAAACACCTGCACCTTACTGACACCAGCAGCACTTTGAAGCCCTTGGGCAAGAGCAGATCCCAACCTTTCCTGCTTCCAGCCGCTGCCTTTCTGTGCCACATTCCTTGTGGAAGACCCCAAAGGACGGGAGTGAACTTTGGCCACAGGTTTCTGGGGCACATTCTGCAATGTCTCAGGTGCAGGTGTttttgagggaggagggagagggcctCTTGTTTTTTTAGGGAGCTCTGCAGATCCATTTTTTGGCTTTGCTGAAATGATATGGAGGTTCTCCTTCTGGCGCGCAatctgaagtcagaaaaagaaaacaaatattcaTCAACAACCCCACAGTGCTAGTACTTCAATTGAGTCCAAATATAAACAGCACTGACAATTACATGGATTCAGCCCAGATTGTGTACTGCAGAAGAGGGATATGACACGTGTCAGTATATTGGCTCTGTGTGTGGAAGCCGTAGTTCAGAAAAAGCTGGGAGTGTTGTAGGTCAAGATAGAGATACATTAGCAGAGCCCTTTGGCGCACAGATGAGAGTGAATCAGATAATGTCACAAGACAGGATTGTGATGCATGGGGCAGAGTTCAGAGCTGGTCTCAGTACTGAGATGTCATGCCAGTGCACTTGCACAGTGGCCATATAACATTGTGCTTAAATTATTGCAATGTGATAATTTCAACAGGGtttcaataaaatcaaacagtGGATGACCTAAAGAACCAAACAAATATCGAACTTAGTTAAATGAAGGGTAGTTTCTACTTACCACTCCTGCTTTAATCGACTGCACTCGAGCAGCAGGTGGATGATTTGTTGTATCTCTTAGGTAGGGCCTATTTGAATGTAAACATGAAAAGATAATTCAGTACTTAACGCCCAAGATATCACATCTTAAACAGGTCAATATGGAGAAACCAGCAAAACTGtactctgctccaagcaggcagtACAAACAGGCGTCACGAAATGTTGTTCAGAAACTTCCCAGAGAACGTTCCTTTCCTATGGTCTTAAAACAAAACAACCCTTACATCCTGCACAAAACCAGAAGTCATCATAGGTATCCAAAAGCTCAATGAAGGTCTTTTATTATGACCCAAGAGTGGTTAAACAATCCGGGACCTCCCATTACTTAGAATGAATTAGAAGATGTAGGTAGATGCTGCAACTAGAGTATAAATAACCCTACAAAAACTTTACACCATAAAGTGAAGCAACTGAAAACACAGCACAACCGATATGAACCCTACTCCCCACCCCATTCCCTTAAAGCTGTAACCAATGTCCTCCGCTGCCAAACATGGCagatgttttcttaaaaaaaataataataataaaaataaaaaataaaaaacatttctcaTTATAGCAGAGCTGACTTTGGTTTTAACAGAAGAGACGCCTCTATTGAACTCACTTTGGGTTTGGCGGTTTTAGCTTCCCTTTAGCTGCTAGGTACTCAAGGAGCTTCCGGTGCCGCTCTTCTACATGAGATGGGAAGAAGAAATTAAACAGAGATCAACTCCATAAAAGCAGAAATATTTCAAAAAGATCAATAATTGATCAGCGAGGTAGTGTACCACCACAAGTTCAGCTTATGGCGAACTAAC
The Pleurodeles waltl isolate 20211129_DDA chromosome 11, aPleWal1.hap1.20221129, whole genome shotgun sequence genome window above contains:
- the LOC138266019 gene encoding cytoskeleton-associated protein 2-like — its product is MKETGAWESAAEERHRKLLEYLAAKGKLKPPNPKPYLRDTTNHPPAARVQSIKAGVIARQKENLHIISAKPKNGSAELPKKTRGPLPPPSKTPAPETLQNVPQKPVAKVHSRPLGSSTRNVAQKGSGWKQERLGSALAQGLQSAAGVSKVQVFGNRERSKTATLRSSPIQRQVKNLFQIERQPLNSKHAEKRTAGVSNNDAIIRDPLIKTKNNREQVRRVSAAATAPITGHKNTVVSRTTLRSSTARSTCRNGARCTDEKSSSRHISMAAFPPRHARKPQVPTGPPPRKALAAAVCRTQPSEKLQSERKVAKVKPIMGAAKNGCSSSGKTWSTIRTERTKNTKVPAKPTAAACVMKNNTNMCVKPNTKTETVVSTLLKSDDPIPRRHSLGTTESAAYGRSECRGPLPVTPALWASSVPPRKAMTEMKPSQDSKNLSAKEIRRSKLQEWMNSKGKSYKRPPMTLPSKKPAKAKARLSFWAGIEEEDDLNSLAVKINMTLTDCLRLIDEGLPSETVEATLSKIPQGEKFAKYWMCKARLLERCGTFDVIGLYEQAVRCGAVPIEELRETIFDIMKNTNKKAKAVTFDLVPDEGLTARTEIDSCEAPALPQKDETVDPRSPNILTRHWTGKQGSALKFQIAPLPSRVKETTVAAGWKVLTPVRRSLRIERSVSRYPEPLMEHDTVVASLNDLLDADESCFVYRQNEALPMEVDSKIRAL